TCGCCCAGGAACTCATGCTCGCCCGCCCGGAGTTGGTGCGGTCTGCCGTGCTGATGGCGACCCGCGGCCGCCACGACCGGGCCCGCGAGTTCTTCGGTACCGCAGAAAAAGAGCTGATCGCATCGGGTGTCGCGCTGCCCGCCCGGTACGACGCGAAAGTGCGTGTGCTGGAGAACTTCTCACCCAAGACCATCAACGACGACCGCGCGATCGGCGACTGGCTCGACATGTTCACGATGTGGCCGACCAAACACACCCCCGGACTGCTCGCGCAGGGAGACGTCGGCCCGAAGGAGAATCGGCTGCCGGCCTACCGCAGCATCCGCATCCCCACGCTGGTGATCGGGTTCGCCGACGACGTCCTGCTGCCCGCGCACCTGGGCAAGGAGGTCGCCGACGCGTTGCCGCACGGGCGCTACCTGGAGATCGCCGACGCCGGCCACCTCGGCTTCATCGAGAAGCCGCAGGAGGTCAACGCCGCGGCCCTCAAGTTCTTCGCCGATATCCTGTAGCGATGAACCCCTCGACGGCACAGGCACGTGTCGTCGTCGACGAACTCGTTCGCGGCGGCGTGCACGACGTGGTCCTGTGCCCGGGATCACGAAACGCGCCGCTGGCCTTCGCTCTGGCCGACGCCGATCGTGCCGGCCGGTTGCGTCTGCATGTCCGCATCGACGAACGCACCGCCGGGTACCTGGCGATCGGGCTGGCGGTCGCCGACCGCGCCCCGGTCTGTGTGGCGATGACGTCGGGCACGGCGGTCGCCAACCTGGGCCCGGCCGTCGTCGAGGCGAACTACGCTCGTGTGCCGCTGATCGTGCTGAGCGCCAACCGGCCGTATGAATTGCTGGGCACCGGCGCCAACCAGACCTTCGAGCAGCTCGGCTACTTCGGCAACCAGGTCCGCGCGAACATCAGCCTCGGCCTCGCGGAGGACGCCCCGGAGCGGATGGACTCGCTCAACGGGCAGTGGCGGTCGGCGACGTGCCGAGTCGTGGTGGCGGCCAGGGGATCTCGCAGCGCCAACGCCGGGCCGGTGCAGTTCGACATCCCGCTGCGGGAACCGCTGGTGCCCACCTTCGACGACGACGGCTCCTGCCCGCCGGGGCGGCCCGACGGAAGGCCGTGGACCTACACCCCGCCGGTGACGTTCGACCAGCCACTCGACATCGACGTCACCCCCGACACCGTGGTGATCGCCGGCCACGGCGCGGGCGTGCACCCGAACCTCGCCGAGCTGCCCACCGTCGCCGAACCGACCGCACCGCCCGCAGCCAACCCGTTGCACCCGCTGGCGCTGCGGCTGCTGCGGCCAAAGCAGGTCATCATGCTCGGCCGCCCGACACTGCACCGGCCGGTCTCGGCGCTGCTCGCCGACCCGTCGGTGCCGGTGTACGCGCTGACCACCGGTCCCCGCTGGCCCGATGTCAGCGGCAACTCGCAGGCGACCGGCACCCGCGCCGTCACCAGCGGGACGCCCGATCCGGCCTGGTTGCGGCGTTGTGCGGAGGTCAACGGGCACGCGGTCGCCGCGGTCCGGGGGCAGTTGAAGGCCAATCCGCTGACCACGGGCCTGCACGTGGCCGCGGCGGTGGCCGACGCGATGCGGCCGGGTGATCAGCTGGTGCTGGGCGCCAGCAACCCGGTGCGCGACGCGGCGCTGGTCGGTTTCGCCCCGCACGGTGTGCAGGTGCGATCCAACCGCGGCGTCGCCGGTATCGACGGCACGGTGTCGACGGCGATCGGCGCGGCGCTGGCCCACGACCGCACCGGCGGACGCACGGTCGCGTTGATGGGTGACCTGACCTTTGTTCACGACAGCTCGGGGCTGCTCATCGGCCCCACCGAGCCCAGCCCGCGGGATCTGACGATCGTGGTGTCCAACGACAACGGCGGCGGCATCTTCGAGCTGCTCGAACAGGGCGATCCGCGGTACAGCGACGTGTCCTCGCGGGTGTTCGGCACCCCGCACGACGTCGACGTGGGCGCGCTGTGCCGGGCCTATCACGTCGACAACCGCCAGATCGAGGTCGGCCAGCTCGCCGAGGCGCTCGACGAACCGCACGAAGGGATGCGTGTGCTGGAGGTGAAAGCCGACAGGTCGTCGCTGCGCGCGCTGCACGCCTCCATCAAGGCCGCGCTGTGAAAGCGGCTGACCGGCTGGCGGCTGTCCGCCGGGTGGTGATCCCGCACCTGTGGGGCGACGGCAACGAGACGCGCGCCGAGCGGATCATCCGGCGGGTGCGCATCGGCGTCATCCTCGCGGCCTGCCTGGTGACACTGCAGTCGACGCTGATGGTGATCGGCGCATGGCGCAACGACCGGCAGATCGAACGCCACATGGGGGTGGCCGAGGCGACGGTGCTCAGCGCCGGCCCGCGCCGCTCGACCATCGAATTTGTCACCCCTGACCGCGTCACCTACCGTCCTGAGCTGGGCGTGCTGTACCCGTCGGAGCTGGAGACGGGGATGCGCATCTACGTCGAATACGACCGCAACAATCCTGATCTCGTGCGGGTGCGCGACCGCGACGCGTCGCTGGCGATCATCCCGGCCGGGTCGATCGCGGTCGTCGGTTGGCTGGTGGCCGGTGGTGCGCTGATCGGCCTGGCGGCGCTGCAGAAGCGGCTGGCCCGGGAACCTTCCCTCGCCGAGCAGACGTAAACCTGTCCCGACACGCCGGGTTCGTGGGCAGCTTTGCGGCTGCTCGCGCACCGGAACTGTTTGGCCGTCCCCTCGCCGGGTATCGCCCCGCGCGACGGAGGGAGCCCAACATGTCGATTCTGGACACGGCCAAGGACCGGGCCACCAACCTGGCCGCGGGTGTGGTCAACATGGTCGGGGACAAGAAGTCACCCGACTCTGCCAACGGCCAGTCGGTCACCATCAAGGCCAGCGTCGTCGAGGTCGAGGAACTGTGGCGGGACGCCCGGCGGATGTCGGTCGTGCTCGGCGAACTCGGCGACGTCGAGAACACCGGACCCGACCGGTACCGGTGGAACCTGAAGGCCGGACCCGTTGCGACGACGTGGGAGTGCACGGTCCACACCGACAACGGGGGTCTGCGGTTCACCGGCGACGACGGCAACGAGATCCTGCTCAGCTTCCGGCCCGCGCCCAACCATCTCGGCACCGAGGTCACCCTGCGGACCAAGACGCCCGCCCCCGGCCTTCTCTCCGGCGCGCTTTCGTTCAAACTGCTCTACCGCGCCCGGGCGCTGCTGCAGACCGGCGAGGTGCCCACCATCCGAAACAATCCGAGCGCGCGGCCGTCCGCGCGGTAGGGAGGCCACTCATGCGCGCACTGTGCTGGAACGGCGTCAACAAGCTGTCCGTCGAGACCGTCGACGACCCCGAGATCATCAACCCGCACGACGTCATCCTCAAGGTCACGCTCACCACGACCTGCGGATCCGATCTGCACTTCATCGACGGCTACCTGCCCGGCATGCGGGAGGGTGACGTGTTCGGCCACGAATTCATGGGCGAGATCGTCGAAGTCGGGCGCGAGGTGCGCGACGTCACGGTCGGTGACCGTGTCGTCGTCCCGTCGTTCATCGGGTGCAACCGGTGCTGGTACTGCGACCACGAGCTCTACTCGTGCTGCGACACCACCAACCCTAACGCCGAACTGCAGCAACCACTTCTGGGCTATCCGTCCGGCGGCATCTACGGGTACACCCATCCGTTCGGGGGCTACGCAGGCTCGCACGCACAGTTCGTGCGCGTACCGTTCGGCGACACCAACTGCTTCAAGATCCCCGGCGACATCACCGACGAGCAGGCACTGTTCCTGTCCGATGCCGTGCCGACCGGGTTCATGGGCGCGGACTTCTGCGATGTCAGCGGCGGGGACACCGTCGCGGTGTGGGGCGCCGGGGGAGTGGGCCTGATGGCGGCCAAGAGTGCGTTGCTGCTGGGCGCCGAACGGGCCATCGTGATCGACCGCATCCCCGAACGACTCGCCCTGGCCCGCGAATTCGGCTTGGAGACAATCGATTACGGCCAGGCGGACAGCGTGCAGGAGTCGTTGCGCGAGATGACGGGTGGCCGCGGGCCCGACGCGTGTATCGACGCGGTCGGCATGGAGGGCCACAGCAACGGTCTGCAACAGGTCTACGACCGGGCCAAGCAGATGCTGCGCCTGGAGACCGACCGTGCGAGCGCGCTGCGCCAGGCGATCCTGGCCTGTCGCAAAGGCGGTGTGGTGGCCGTGCTGGGCGTCTACGGGGTGACCGACAAGTTCCCGATGGGTGTGGTGACCAACAAGGCGCTGACACTGAAATCCGCTCAGCAGCCCGGTCAGCGGTACATGGAGCGGTTGTTCGACTACGTCGAGCAGGGTGACCTCGACCCGGCGAAGTTGATCACCCATGACCTCCCGCTGGAACAGGGTGTGCGCGCCTACGACATGTTCAAGAACAAACAGGACAACTGCATTCGCGTGGCGCTGCGTCCCTAGATCGTGGAGATCAGCTTCGACAGCCAGTCCTCGTCGTCGATGTCGAGCACCTCGTTGTCGACCAGGTCGTAGACCGTCGGCGTACCGACCCCGTACACGTTGATGTCGGTGAGCAGTTCGACATTGAAGTCGGACATGTCCAGGGTGTCGACGGCCTGCCCGCCGCCCGCGACGGCCTGGACGCCCGTGGCCGGTATGCCGCTCTGTCCTGCCATATCGGCCATCTCGGTATCCGACGGGCCGGTGCCGCCGGGTTGTTGATGGGCCCAGAGTTCTTCGACGAATTTCTGGAACGCGACGGCGCGGGGTGCCGCGTCGGCGGCGGCGAACATCGCGTTGCTCACCCGCGCCGAATGGTCGCCGGTCTGATCGAGGAACGTCACCGGCCGGTAGGTGACCGCCAACTGCCCGAGGCTGATGTAGCTGGCCATCTCGCGGCCGTAGTCGGCTTGAAGGGTCGCGCAGTGCGGACACTGCGGTTCGGTGAACACTTCGATCCGGGCGGCGGCCTCGGGGTCGCCGACGAGGATGCCGTAGCCGTCCTCGGTCACCGCGGTGCGGGGCTGGTTGGGATCCTGGCGGGCGGTGCCGGTGACCTCCCGCGTGCACGCGACCGTCAGCAGTAAGAGTGTCGCCGTGACGAGCGCGATCCAGGTCCGCACACGGCAAACGGTACCGCGACTGTTCTTCGTGTCGCGTATCCCGGCACGCAACCTGGGCGACAGCTTCCACTGAAACCCTCGGTTCGTGCGCGTCGCGATCGTCGCAGAGTCCTTCCTCCCCAACGTCAACGGTGTCACCAACTCGGTGCTGCGGGTGCTCGA
Above is a window of Mycolicibacterium baixiangningiae DNA encoding:
- a CDS encoding SRPBCC family protein; translation: MSILDTAKDRATNLAAGVVNMVGDKKSPDSANGQSVTIKASVVEVEELWRDARRMSVVLGELGDVENTGPDRYRWNLKAGPVATTWECTVHTDNGGLRFTGDDGNEILLSFRPAPNHLGTEVTLRTKTPAPGLLSGALSFKLLYRARALLQTGEVPTIRNNPSARPSAR
- the menD gene encoding 2-succinyl-5-enolpyruvyl-6-hydroxy-3-cyclohexene-1-carboxylic-acid synthase, encoding MNPSTAQARVVVDELVRGGVHDVVLCPGSRNAPLAFALADADRAGRLRLHVRIDERTAGYLAIGLAVADRAPVCVAMTSGTAVANLGPAVVEANYARVPLIVLSANRPYELLGTGANQTFEQLGYFGNQVRANISLGLAEDAPERMDSLNGQWRSATCRVVVAARGSRSANAGPVQFDIPLREPLVPTFDDDGSCPPGRPDGRPWTYTPPVTFDQPLDIDVTPDTVVIAGHGAGVHPNLAELPTVAEPTAPPAANPLHPLALRLLRPKQVIMLGRPTLHRPVSALLADPSVPVYALTTGPRWPDVSGNSQATGTRAVTSGTPDPAWLRRCAEVNGHAVAAVRGQLKANPLTTGLHVAAAVADAMRPGDQLVLGASNPVRDAALVGFAPHGVQVRSNRGVAGIDGTVSTAIGAALAHDRTGGRTVALMGDLTFVHDSSGLLIGPTEPSPRDLTIVVSNDNGGGIFELLEQGDPRYSDVSSRVFGTPHDVDVGALCRAYHVDNRQIEVGQLAEALDEPHEGMRVLEVKADRSSLRALHASIKAAL
- a CDS encoding alpha/beta fold hydrolase, whose product is MNLAYDDRGSGIPVLFIAGRGGAGRTWHLHQVPEFVRNGYRAITFDNRGIGATENAEGFGVEQMVADTAALIEELGAAPVRIVAVSMGSYIAQELMLARPELVRSAVLMATRGRHDRAREFFGTAEKELIASGVALPARYDAKVRVLENFSPKTINDDRAIGDWLDMFTMWPTKHTPGLLAQGDVGPKENRLPAYRSIRIPTLVIGFADDVLLPAHLGKEVADALPHGRYLEIADAGHLGFIEKPQEVNAAALKFFADIL
- a CDS encoding DsbA family protein; the encoded protein is MRTWIALVTATLLLLTVACTREVTGTARQDPNQPRTAVTEDGYGILVGDPEAAARIEVFTEPQCPHCATLQADYGREMASYISLGQLAVTYRPVTFLDQTGDHSARVSNAMFAAADAAPRAVAFQKFVEELWAHQQPGGTGPSDTEMADMAGQSGIPATGVQAVAGGGQAVDTLDMSDFNVELLTDINVYGVGTPTVYDLVDNEVLDIDDEDWLSKLISTI
- a CDS encoding zinc-dependent alcohol dehydrogenase, with the protein product MRALCWNGVNKLSVETVDDPEIINPHDVILKVTLTTTCGSDLHFIDGYLPGMREGDVFGHEFMGEIVEVGREVRDVTVGDRVVVPSFIGCNRCWYCDHELYSCCDTTNPNAELQQPLLGYPSGGIYGYTHPFGGYAGSHAQFVRVPFGDTNCFKIPGDITDEQALFLSDAVPTGFMGADFCDVSGGDTVAVWGAGGVGLMAAKSALLLGAERAIVIDRIPERLALAREFGLETIDYGQADSVQESLREMTGGRGPDACIDAVGMEGHSNGLQQVYDRAKQMLRLETDRASALRQAILACRKGGVVAVLGVYGVTDKFPMGVVTNKALTLKSAQQPGQRYMERLFDYVEQGDLDPAKLITHDLPLEQGVRAYDMFKNKQDNCIRVALRP
- a CDS encoding DUF3592 domain-containing protein is translated as MKAADRLAAVRRVVIPHLWGDGNETRAERIIRRVRIGVILAACLVTLQSTLMVIGAWRNDRQIERHMGVAEATVLSAGPRRSTIEFVTPDRVTYRPELGVLYPSELETGMRIYVEYDRNNPDLVRVRDRDASLAIIPAGSIAVVGWLVAGGALIGLAALQKRLAREPSLAEQT